The region TTTATTGGTATAATTATTTTAATAGAGCTTAACTTTTATTTGAAAGTTAAGCTCTATTGATTTTGATAAGTTTAAAACCAATTATTCTTCAAGCATTTCCAGGTCTACAGGTTTTGGACCTTTTACAGACAAGAAACAGGCGGGTTCATCTCCAATATTTTTAAATGTATGAGGAATATTCATTTTTCCTTGTATTAAATCACCTGGTTTTGTAATAAAACTCTCATCTCCAACCTTAAATTCAAGTTTTCCTTTTATAACATAGAACAATTCATCAGTAGTAGGATGTTTGTGAAATTTAACTTCCTGAGCGACTGGAAGGTTATATATAAATGGTGCTAATGAATTATAATCTTCAAAAAAAGGAACGACATTTACTTCTTTTGTATCAGATGTTTTCTGCACATAATTTATATGGATAGGATCAGAATTTTCAACAACCTCAACAAATTTTTCCTTAGGGGCTTTACAATTTGGACACTGCTCAGGTGGAGTATCACCTTTATGTATATATCCACATACTGTGCATCTCCAAGTTTTCATTATTCATTCTCCTTCAAAAACTAACTAGCGTTCTGACTCCTAGTATAAACGCATTTTTATTATTTCCACCAGGATTAAATATATATTGCATATCGGGTTGAATTGCAAACCAGGGAGTAAACTGAATCTGATAGAAAGATTCTAGTACTATCTCATCTTTTTTTTGAGTTCTCCCACTTAAGTTAGCGATTGCTGTACCAAAACCCAGTACATCTTGATCTCTTTTATTAATAAGCCCAAAATACGTAAAACCAGCACTGTAAAATCTGGCTATTTCATTTCTATCAGACGGACTCCAGCCATATTGTCCCTGTATATATAAACCCTGATCATCTTCATTATTCTCTCTATAAATAGCCTGTTCAATTCCCGCATATAAGCCATAATTTGATGAAAAAGTCCTTGCATCAGGAGCTTCTGTTATTTCATCAACGTAACCCGAATCAAACCAAAAGCCTGTAATATAATTCCCGGGAAGTTTTTTAATTGTAGGCCTAATTCCCGATTCAACTATTGTAAAAACTCCTTCCTGTCCATCAAAAGCTGTTCTAAACCCGAGAGTACTTGGTTCACTTGAGCCATCATAAATACCAGTTTTTAAGTTAAATTGTTCAATTGGCTCTATAAAAGCAGCTGCTCCGAGTGCCTGAGCAGGGTATGATGGCATGGGAATATTAGGCATTAATGTAAATGATGAGTTTATAAAATCTCCGCTTGATTCAAGAGTATCAAAATCACAATTAGCATCTTGTTTACCTAGCTTTATACCAACTTTATCTTTAAATAAACTTTGCTTATACCAGAGCTCACCTAATCTATTAGACACAGGAGCATCAATATTGCTTATTCCTTGTATATCACCCACAAAATCAGTCGCCAAATTAAAGGCATGCAAATTTTGACCTAATGCATACAGTGTACCACCCTGTATTAAACCTAATTTTTCTGTATCAATGGTAAGAGAATAATCTACAAGACCGATAGACTTGATATTTTGACTAATATTTTTTCCTCTCAACTTAAAAAAGCTATCCGTAGTATAGTTAACTTCTGGAGCAATACCGTGCTTTACAAGCTCTTTGCGAGCTTCTAAATAGCCAAAAAAATGCTTATTTTCCAGATAAGGTAATTCAACACAACTGATTTCCTTAATTTGATCCTGTTGAAATTCTTGCGCATGAAATGAAGTTTCTATCTGATTTTTATCAAATACTATTTCTTCCAAGAGCAGTTCTTCCGCTAAACAAGCAGAATTTCTCAACATTCCTGCTGTAAAAATCAGGATTGTCAAATATTTAAGAGGTTTTTTAGTCATTGATCTCTTTTAAATAATTTAGAAAAAAATGATTTATAAGATAAGAATAATAACTTATTAATAAGGTTATTTCTCTTAACTAACTTTGTTAGCCTACCTGATAGTTTGTAATATTAAAAAAATGCGCAACATTAAATTAATTGTTTAAACTTTATAACTATGCCCATGTTCTGATGCAGTATGACGTTGATGAGATATAATAAGTTTTTTAATCTCCTCAACTTTTGTATCTAAATCTTTTATTGAATTTTCTATATCATTCATTTTGTTTTCAAGTTCTTGTAATTTATCTGAATTATTCATTATTTTTCTCTCCAATTCATAAGTAAAGATAAAAAACAAATTAACTGGTATTCAAAAAATTAGCATTATACACTTAACTACATATGATTATTAAAAAACATAAGAAAATAATAATTAGAAAGAATAATTGGGATGAAATTAACCGTACTTGTAGATAATAATACTTCAACAGGTAAATGCTATTTTGGAGAGCCTGGATTATCTTTCTATATTGAAATAGACAACAAAAAAATCTTATTTGATACAGGATATTCAGACATTTTTATTCAAAATGCTTTCAAAATGAATATTAATCTAAGAAATCTGGATTATCTAGTTTTTTCTCATGGGCATTATGATCACACCTGGGGATTAGTTCCTCTTATCAGACTTTATAAAGAAGCAATCAAAGAAAATATCCCCAATAAAAAACCTTTAGTTGTCACACATCCGTTTACTTTTTTATCCAAATCCAGAAATGAAATGGGAGAAATCGGTTCTTTAATCTCAGAAGAAAAATTATCCAGAAATTTTGAATTAAAACTCAGCAAAAAGCCTCTCTGGATAACTGAGAAATTAGTTTATCTGGGAGAAATCCCTAGAAATAATAATTTCGAAAATCAAGCTTCAGTTGGTCAAGTTTATCTTAATGAAAACTGGATAGATGATTATATAATCGAAGATTCAGCTTTAGTTTACAAGTCTAAACAGGGTTTAGTGATTGTAACAGGATGCTCACACTCAGGAATATGTAATATAGTCGAATATGCAAAGCAAGTATGTGAGGATGAAAGAATATTCGATATCATAGGAGGTCTTCATCTGGTAAATCCTTCAGATGAGCAACTATCAAAAACAGTTGAATATATAAAGGCCTTGAATCTCCATCAATTACATGCCTGTCATTGCACCGATCTTCATTCTAAAATTGCATTATCTCAAGTTACCCGTTTAGGAGAAGTCAGTGTTGGATTAAAACTTGAATTTTAATAATATATAATATTTTGGTAGTGTTATAAAACAAAGTGATATAGAACATATTCAGAAATCAAAGTTTCCTAGTGTCATTGCGAGGAACGAAATGCAATGAAGTGACGCTGCAATCCAAAAAAAGATAGTATAATATTATTTGGATTGGTGACACAGTCACCTTTTATAACTCATAAATCACTGTAATTAAGACTAAGATTGTAGAGTTTAATGGTGCAGCTTTGCTGCCTCGCAATGACAGTGCGACGATTAGCTGGATTATGGCTCTGAAAAAATTTATCACTTTAATTTTTACCATTACCAATTTTTTAAATTTAAATAGCCAAGTATTTACCAAGAAATTATACATATTTCTTATTTTCTTATATGACTTATTAATATAAGCTTACTATGCAAGTTTTAGATATTTAACTCTGAATTTGAGGACTGACAATGACAGTTCAGAGATATAGGGCTTTAAAAAACTTTAAATCAATAATGGGGCTTACTTTTGTATTATTATGCATAATAAGCTCTTTATTTGCATACTCACAAGTAATTGCACAGGATATAAATAAACCAGTTAAGGCTCCAGTAATATTTAAAGGGCAAACATTGTTTCACATCAAAGCAAGGATTGGGTCACTTACCCCAGAAACTAGAGCTAGTGACATATCGCATAGATTAGAAAAGCTATATAAAGATCCTTTTAATAGGCTTAATTCAATAACTATTCAAAATGCTGAAAAATCAACCGATATACTTGCTGGTAACGTGATTATAATGAGCATTACAGATATTGACGCAGAAGCTACAGGTATTTCTCGGCCTGATTTAACCAGAGCATATATAAAAAGGTTGCAGATTGCTGTAGATCAACCAGAAAATAGCAGCTTCTGGAAAAATATGCTGTTTGATATTTTTTTTACTGTACTTGCCACAATATTCCTTGTTTTTGCTTTTAAGTTATTTAAATATATTTTTGTAAAATCTATAGATAAATTGTATTCCTGGAAAGGAACACTTATACACCCTATAAAGATTCAGAATTTTGAGTTTTTTACCGTAAATCGAGTTTTAGATGTCACAATCTGGCTTATTAAAGCAATAGGAATAACGATTGAAATAGCTTTAATTTATATATATTTTACTCTGGTCTTTAGTCTGTTTCCATTGACAGCTGGTTTATCGCAGAATCTGCAAAATTATTTTTTCTCATCCTTAAATTTTACTTTAAATGCTTTTATAAACTTCATTCCGAATTTATTCTTTATAACTATAGTATCAATATTTATCTACTATATGATTAAGCTTATTAAAATTATTTTCAAGGAAATAGAAGTAGAGAGAATAAGTATTCCTGGTTTTTATAGTGAATGGGCAGAACCTACAGCAAAAATTGTTAGATTTCTGATAATTGCATTCGGTCTAGTAATTATACTCCCTTATATTCCGGGTTGGGAATCTGAGGCATTTAGAGGATTATCAATTTTCTTCGGTGTTATTGTCTCATTCGGCTCTTCAGCAGCGGTCGCTAACATTATTGCGGGTATAATTCTAACCTATACAAGGGCATTTAGGGTGGGTGATAGGCTAAGAATAGCTGATACAACAGGAGATGTTGTGGAACGCACACTTCTTGTGACTAGAATAAGAACAATTAAATCAGAAGTAATATCAATTCCAAATGCAGTTGTTCTTGGAAGTCATATTGTTAATTATAGTACCGATGCTCCTGCGGAAGGGCTTATTTTACATACTACTGTTTCAATAAGTTATGAGGCGTCTTCTAAAAAAGTAGAAGAGCTTCTAATTGCATCAGCAAAAATAACAAGAAATATAAAAGAGGATCCGACTCCCTTTGTATTAATAACAAAGCTTAATGACTTTTATATAAGTTATGAAATAAATGCATATACGGATAAACCAACAATAATGCAAAATACATACTCTGACTTGCATAGAAACATACACGATAAATTTAATGAAGCAGGAATAGAAATTATGTCACCGCACTATACTGCTGTTAGAGATGGAAATAAAGTAACTATTCCTCATAAATATCTGCCAGAGGATTATCAGCCCTCAGCGTTTAGAGTATCATCTGCTGAAATTTTCAATAATTCCAGTCAAGAATCTCAATCAGAAGAATAAGAGCCTATCCGATAAACAAATTATTGCAGTCATTGCGAACCTTGCAATGTGAATATATTCTAAAAACGATGTTGTGAAGCAATCTCTAAGCATCATTTTTTGAATTCTCGGATAGACTCTAAGTAACACAATATCATAGTTGAAAGGTTAACATATGGAAAATGCTTTAGTAGCCATATTTTCACACCCACTTTTTGTAAAAATTTTGACTGCTATTGTTGGAATTATAATTCTTAATTTCATTATTAAACT is a window of Candidatus Melainabacteria bacterium RIFOXYA2_FULL_32_9 DNA encoding:
- a CDS encoding MBL fold metallo-hydrolase; the protein is MKLTVLVDNNTSTGKCYFGEPGLSFYIEIDNKKILFDTGYSDIFIQNAFKMNINLRNLDYLVFSHGHYDHTWGLVPLIRLYKEAIKENIPNKKPLVVTHPFTFLSKSRNEMGEIGSLISEEKLSRNFELKLSKKPLWITEKLVYLGEIPRNNNFENQASVGQVYLNENWIDDYIIEDSALVYKSKQGLVIVTGCSHSGICNIVEYAKQVCEDERIFDIIGGLHLVNPSDEQLSKTVEYIKALNLHQLHACHCTDLHSKIALSQVTRLGEVSVGLKLEF